In a genomic window of Candidatus Bathyarchaeota archaeon:
- a CDS encoding type II/IV secretion system ATPase subunit yields MEKTEQQIKKKKPSVFREVYSIQEPYVYAAIVKDPKTQKVRYKVIEPTLLEEEAEILKEIKKTLMEEIDVNLNDIDTSEKAAEYLKQKVREVIKNYRLKIAEEAVDKLVYYIIRDFVHYGKIDSLMKDRMVEDISADGVNIPVYVWHREYESLPTSIVFEDESELNSFIVRLAYLSGKNISIASPMLDGSLPDGSRIQLTYGSEVTRRGSTFTIRRFRVDPLTISDLLNFNTLSSEMAAYFWYAIEHRASVLVAGGVASGKTTLLNCLSMFIKPELKIVSVEDTAELNLPHENWIPSVIRIGFGNEKGSGAITLFDLLKAAVRQRPDFIIVGEVRGAEAYTLFQAMATGHLGMSTIHGESVNSVINRLESEPMNIPKPLLAMIDAVTIQVRTEIDGKPARRTATITEITALDPKTKDLHTNDVFNWSPRSDSFQYTGQSHILERNMEKMGVSEEEVREELKKRKTVLEWMVRKNIRKYSQVANVIREYYTNPNRIYRKARMGG; encoded by the coding sequence ATGGAGAAAACAGAACAACAGATAAAAAAGAAAAAGCCTTCGGTGTTCCGAGAGGTCTACTCAATTCAAGAACCTTACGTATATGCCGCCATAGTTAAAGATCCTAAAACCCAAAAAGTTCGTTACAAAGTCATCGAGCCAACACTGCTTGAAGAAGAGGCTGAAATACTTAAAGAAATAAAGAAAACGTTGATGGAAGAAATTGATGTTAACTTGAATGATATCGATACAAGTGAGAAAGCCGCTGAATATTTGAAACAGAAAGTTCGAGAAGTCATCAAAAACTATCGCCTAAAAATTGCCGAAGAAGCAGTAGATAAATTAGTGTACTATATTATACGAGACTTTGTTCATTATGGAAAAATTGATTCCTTGATGAAAGATCGCATGGTTGAAGATATTTCTGCAGATGGTGTCAACATTCCGGTTTATGTTTGGCATCGCGAGTACGAGTCCTTACCCACTAGCATCGTTTTTGAAGACGAAAGCGAGTTAAACTCTTTCATCGTGCGATTAGCGTACCTTTCTGGCAAAAATATTTCCATAGCGTCTCCCATGTTAGACGGATCGCTTCCAGACGGAAGCCGTATTCAACTAACTTACGGAAGTGAAGTCACTAGACGTGGTTCTACATTTACTATACGTCGCTTCCGCGTCGACCCGCTTACAATTTCAGATTTGCTAAACTTCAACACGTTGTCGTCTGAGATGGCGGCGTATTTTTGGTATGCTATAGAGCACAGAGCGTCTGTTCTAGTTGCTGGAGGAGTGGCATCTGGCAAAACGACCCTGCTTAACTGTTTGTCAATGTTTATCAAACCTGAGCTGAAAATTGTAAGCGTAGAAGATACTGCTGAGCTCAACCTACCTCATGAGAACTGGATTCCCTCCGTCATACGAATCGGCTTTGGAAATGAAAAAGGTTCAGGCGCTATAACGTTATTCGACCTTCTGAAAGCAGCAGTGCGTCAGCGTCCTGACTTTATAATTGTAGGTGAAGTGAGAGGTGCAGAAGCCTATACGTTGTTCCAAGCCATGGCAACAGGTCATTTAGGAATGAGCACAATCCATGGTGAGTCAGTAAACTCGGTTATTAATAGATTGGAATCTGAGCCCATGAACATACCAAAACCTCTACTTGCTATGATTGACGCTGTAACAATCCAAGTAAGAACAGAAATTGATGGCAAACCTGCAAGGCGAACAGCAACAATAACCGAAATTACTGCTCTTGACCCTAAAACAAAAGACCTGCATACGAATGATGTGTTCAACTGGAGCCCTAGAAGCGACTCCTTCCAATACACGGGGCAAAGCCACATTTTGGAGAGAAACATGGAAAAGATGGGAGTAAGTGAGGAAGAAGTTCGCGAGGAACTGAAAAAAAGAAAAACTGTACTAGAGTGGATGGTTAGAAAAAACATACGAAAATACTCACAAGTCGCCAACGTCATCCGAGAATACTATACAAACCCTAACCGAATATACAGAAAAGCAAGGATGGGCGGCTAA
- the tsaA gene encoding tRNA (N6-threonylcarbamoyladenosine(37)-N6)-methyltransferase TrmO, with product MPFKKIKIRPIGFVERASSDEDVKDKSLVSRIVLKKDLTKALDSIEEFSHVFVIFWLHNILNTGKTVLKVHPRGLAELPLVGIFATRAPVHPNPIGLTLVELVKREGNVLWVKGLDAVNGTPVLDIKPFNGWDVVMSTRVPKWSTKIDK from the coding sequence TTGCCTTTTAAAAAAATTAAGATCAGACCCATAGGTTTTGTAGAGCGAGCATCATCTGACGAGGATGTTAAAGACAAAAGTCTTGTTTCAAGGATAGTGCTCAAAAAAGATCTTACCAAAGCTTTAGATAGTATTGAAGAGTTTTCTCACGTTTTCGTTATTTTTTGGTTGCACAATATATTGAATACTGGAAAGACTGTTTTGAAGGTTCATCCTCGAGGTTTAGCAGAGTTGCCGCTTGTAGGAATTTTTGCTACAAGGGCTCCAGTTCATCCGAACCCTATTGGTTTGACTTTGGTGGAGCTTGTAAAACGCGAAGGAAATGTTCTTTGGGTGAAAGGCCTTGACGCTGTTAATGGTACTCCTGTTTTAGACATTAAGCCCTTTAACGGTTGGGATGTTGTCATGAGCACCAGAGTTCCAAAATGGTCAACGAAAATAGACAAATAA
- a CDS encoding DUF1893 domain-containing protein — MSLKGKMYDLEVAKQRLRDKKLSLVFVKNSKPIFETNKEGLSGFLQAIEELNGNLSDASVADKIIGRAASLLCAYSNVKATFAIILSQSALEILNTYNIHCEFETLVPTILNLKKTDKCPFEKLVENITNSEEAYEKIKRLYNSQTQMHTQ, encoded by the coding sequence TTGTCGTTAAAGGGTAAGATGTACGACTTAGAAGTTGCTAAGCAGAGATTAAGAGATAAAAAACTAAGCTTAGTATTCGTGAAAAACTCCAAGCCTATCTTTGAAACGAACAAAGAAGGACTCAGCGGTTTCTTACAGGCAATAGAAGAACTAAACGGCAATCTCTCAGACGCATCAGTTGCAGACAAAATTATCGGCAGAGCCGCATCACTTCTCTGCGCTTATTCAAACGTCAAAGCAACCTTTGCAATCATACTAAGCCAAAGCGCTTTAGAAATATTAAACACATACAACATCCACTGCGAATTTGAAACACTCGTTCCGACAATTCTCAACTTGAAGAAAACCGACAAATGCCCTTTCGAAAAACTTGTAGAAAACATTACTAACTCCGAAGAAGCCTACGAAAAAATAAAAAGACTTTACAACTCTCAAACACAGATGCACACACAATAA
- a CDS encoding formylmethanofuran dehydrogenase subunit E family protein: MTLERNISSELTSILEKAAEFHGHLGPFLVIGVRMGLTGLSRLGIKRGELSKITASLPHCIPFSCIIDGLQITTKCTTGNQKLSLIDSEKIQAEFERKDTGQKMLVALNQSMFEKLKSQLLSQETLPNEEVRELAWKVAAIPEDKLFVIT; this comes from the coding sequence ATGACTCTTGAGCGTAACATATCCTCAGAACTCACATCTATTTTGGAGAAAGCCGCGGAATTTCATGGGCATCTTGGACCATTTCTGGTTATCGGCGTTAGAATGGGACTAACAGGACTAAGCCGGCTAGGCATAAAAAGAGGCGAATTATCAAAAATCACAGCTTCATTGCCACATTGCATTCCTTTCTCTTGCATTATAGATGGGCTTCAGATCACGACAAAGTGTACTACCGGTAACCAAAAACTTTCTCTAATAGACTCTGAAAAGATTCAAGCAGAATTCGAAAGAAAAGACACTGGACAAAAAATGCTTGTCGCCTTGAATCAGTCAATGTTTGAAAAGCTAAAGTCTCAGCTTCTCTCACAAGAAACCTTACCAAACGAAGAAGTTCGCGAACTGGCGTGGAAAGTTGCTGCCATACCAGAAGACAAACTATTCGTCATCACTTAG
- the nadA gene encoding quinolinate synthase NadA gives MTLVDDILKLKREKKAVILAHNYQRPEIQDIADYVGDSIELSRRAKEEKDAKIIVFAAVNFMAESAAILNPEKKVLLPCMGSRCSMVQMLPAEQLKIWKQRYPNTPVVLYVNTLAEAKAECDVCCTSANAIKIVETLDGETILFGPDRNLAEYVQEKTGKKVIPIPPQGFCPTHILFMKEDIMAQRQAHPDAVVAVHPECSKEVREIADFIGSTSQICRYSNILSVKKFIIGTEVGILHKLRKENPDKQFLPAYGGATCNAMKLTTLERLYHSLKEEQNPVSVPKSIAKKAKKALNKMFALTE, from the coding sequence ATGACACTCGTCGATGATATCCTCAAGCTTAAACGAGAAAAAAAAGCGGTAATACTGGCACACAATTATCAACGCCCAGAAATTCAAGACATTGCAGACTATGTGGGTGACAGCATAGAACTCAGCCGTCGAGCAAAAGAAGAAAAAGATGCAAAAATAATAGTGTTCGCAGCCGTAAATTTCATGGCTGAATCAGCCGCCATTCTCAACCCAGAAAAAAAAGTACTACTGCCATGTATGGGTTCAAGATGCTCCATGGTTCAAATGCTTCCCGCCGAACAACTGAAAATATGGAAACAAAGATACCCAAACACACCAGTCGTGCTTTACGTCAATACTCTGGCCGAAGCAAAAGCAGAATGCGACGTCTGCTGCACTTCCGCAAATGCCATAAAAATTGTGGAAACCCTTGATGGAGAAACTATCCTTTTTGGTCCCGACCGCAACCTAGCAGAATACGTCCAAGAAAAAACCGGAAAAAAAGTCATTCCCATTCCTCCCCAAGGCTTCTGTCCCACACACATACTGTTCATGAAAGAAGACATAATGGCGCAAAGGCAAGCACACCCAGACGCTGTGGTAGCAGTGCATCCAGAATGCTCCAAAGAGGTAAGGGAAATTGCAGATTTCATTGGAAGCACCTCACAAATCTGCAGATATTCAAACATCTTGTCTGTAAAGAAATTTATCATCGGCACCGAAGTTGGGATTCTTCATAAACTTAGAAAAGAAAATCCCGACAAACAATTCCTTCCTGCATACGGAGGTGCAACATGCAACGCTATGAAACTCACCACTTTAGAAAGACTTTACCACTCTTTAAAAGAAGAACAAAACCCTGTCAGCGTTCCGAAAAGCATTGCAAAGAAAGCAAAGAAGGCTTTGAATAAAATGTTTGCATTAACGGAATAA
- a CDS encoding MFS transporter, protein MFHNAPSRFFWTLCFIGLFAILSSTMSKNPVLKPFSTSLGTPEALLGIVAAASTIPGILVSFPAGWLSDVFGRRKLLLTSCVVFASAPFLYLFVSSWWQLVLVRFYHGFATAIFVPVSNATIAELFPTKRGERISTFSSATIIGRSVAPLLGGSILFITVNNYRELYVIVGVAGIISLFTALIYLKEITSTNFNKTLEKMKSRKNTSVLQDWSKIAGNKGILIVGILEASQYYTFGAVEFFLVGYLQDIATMNLLLVGIILGAQPIIISLTKPFMGKLSDKIGRRTPIIIGSLITSFLLIAIPLTVDFPILLVLSILYGLGFSLVTSSTPALVSELTQKENYGATMGFLATIMDIGQTIGPIMSGIILASTMGYIGLFGSLSTIILVTTGIFFASKTAKA, encoded by the coding sequence ATGTTTCACAATGCACCAAGCAGATTCTTCTGGACGCTATGCTTCATAGGACTATTTGCAATTCTAAGTTCTACAATGTCGAAAAACCCAGTTTTGAAACCGTTTTCCACAAGTTTAGGCACGCCAGAAGCATTACTGGGAATTGTTGCTGCAGCCTCTACGATTCCTGGAATACTTGTAAGCTTTCCTGCTGGTTGGCTTTCCGACGTTTTTGGGCGAAGAAAACTTCTGTTAACATCTTGTGTTGTCTTTGCTTCCGCACCTTTCCTATATTTATTCGTGTCTTCTTGGTGGCAACTTGTGCTAGTGCGTTTCTATCACGGTTTCGCAACTGCCATATTTGTTCCAGTTTCAAACGCAACAATCGCAGAGTTGTTCCCGACAAAAAGGGGCGAGAGAATTTCTACGTTTTCTTCAGCTACCATTATAGGAAGAAGTGTTGCTCCTCTCCTCGGAGGTTCAATTCTATTCATTACAGTCAACAACTATCGTGAGCTATATGTCATTGTTGGAGTCGCGGGCATTATTTCTCTATTCACAGCTTTAATATATCTCAAAGAAATTACCTCAACAAATTTCAATAAAACTCTAGAAAAGATGAAATCTAGGAAAAACACTAGTGTTCTTCAAGATTGGAGCAAAATCGCAGGTAACAAGGGAATTCTCATAGTAGGCATTTTGGAAGCCTCTCAATACTATACTTTTGGAGCTGTTGAATTCTTTTTGGTGGGGTACCTTCAAGACATCGCAACGATGAACCTTTTACTAGTAGGCATAATCTTAGGAGCGCAGCCCATCATAATTTCACTTACTAAGCCTTTCATGGGTAAACTATCTGACAAAATCGGAAGAAGAACACCCATTATTATAGGATCACTAATCACTAGTTTTCTGCTGATTGCCATTCCTCTAACAGTTGATTTCCCCATCCTCCTAGTGCTTTCTATATTATACGGACTAGGATTCTCACTAGTAACCTCGTCAACACCCGCACTTGTGTCTGAATTAACTCAAAAAGAAAACTACGGCGCAACTATGGGATTCCTAGCCACCATAATGGACATCGGCCAAACAATCGGACCAATCATGTCAGGAATAATACTTGCATCAACCATGGGATACATTGGCCTCTTTGGGTCCCTCAGCACAATAATCCTTGTTACTACAGGAATCTTCTTTGCGTCTAAAACAGCCAAAGCTTAA
- a CDS encoding chromate resistance protein — protein MMRWVTREHVHVDRVASPWLIKKFVDPTAEFIFVPAEKIGEVVETEKAIPFDVPNVELGHKSDKCTFDAIIEKYKFKNPALLEIAKIVRAADTTDKALAPESIGLKAIAAGSMMIVKDDFEAIEKQKFLYDSLYAYCKLRLVKERYKDDLDKMDRKQRFNFLRKKTKK, from the coding sequence ATGATGAGATGGGTTACTCGTGAACACGTGCATGTCGACAGGGTTGCTTCTCCTTGGTTAATTAAGAAATTCGTGGACCCAACGGCAGAGTTCATTTTCGTTCCAGCGGAGAAAATTGGAGAGGTTGTGGAAACAGAGAAGGCAATACCGTTTGACGTGCCTAACGTTGAGTTGGGACACAAAAGCGACAAATGTACTTTCGATGCGATAATAGAAAAATACAAATTCAAAAATCCAGCTTTGTTAGAGATCGCAAAGATTGTTAGAGCAGCAGACACAACTGACAAAGCGTTGGCACCAGAAAGCATCGGACTCAAAGCCATAGCCGCTGGTTCAATGATGATTGTCAAAGATGACTTCGAGGCAATAGAAAAGCAGAAGTTTCTATATGACTCTCTTTATGCCTACTGCAAGCTTCGCCTAGTTAAAGAGAGATACAAAGACGACCTAGATAAGATGGATAGAAAACAGCGGTTTAACTTTCTCAGAAAGAAGACGAAAAAATAA
- the thyX gene encoding FAD-dependent thymidylate synthase, whose product MKVKLLSYTPNPELLCASAALTSTHPVVTSENFKKLDLAKARKILQRVMDFGHTSVIEHASFTFSLENVSRALTHQLVRHRLASYTQQSQRYVAYNTLEHYVTPKSIKNHKDAKETFEDALAKISEAYQKLLKYSIPKEDARFILPNAAMTNIVVTMNARELRRFFNLRCCERAQWEIHETAIEMLKQAKKVAPVLFENAGPFCVEYGYCPEKEKKPSTCNIERIKKQFVNLSS is encoded by the coding sequence ATGAAGGTCAAGCTCCTCAGCTACACACCTAACCCAGAGCTGCTTTGCGCCTCGGCAGCTCTAACCTCTACGCATCCAGTAGTGACATCAGAAAACTTCAAAAAACTCGATTTGGCAAAGGCTAGAAAAATACTTCAGAGGGTTATGGATTTCGGTCACACTTCCGTCATAGAGCATGCCTCTTTCACCTTCAGTCTAGAAAACGTTTCAAGAGCGTTGACTCACCAACTCGTAAGACATAGACTAGCGTCCTATACGCAACAAAGCCAAAGATATGTAGCATACAACACCCTTGAACATTATGTCACTCCAAAAAGCATTAAAAACCACAAAGACGCCAAGGAAACATTTGAAGACGCGTTAGCAAAAATCTCAGAAGCTTACCAAAAACTGCTAAAATACAGTATCCCAAAGGAAGACGCAAGGTTTATTCTGCCAAACGCTGCCATGACTAACATTGTGGTAACTATGAACGCTCGAGAGCTACGCCGCTTCTTTAATTTGCGATGCTGCGAACGTGCCCAATGGGAAATCCACGAGACGGCAATCGAAATGTTGAAACAAGCCAAAAAAGTTGCTCCAGTACTTTTTGAGAACGCTGGCCCTTTCTGTGTGGAATATGGTTATTGTCCCGAAAAAGAGAAAAAACCATCAACATGTAATATCGAAAGGATAAAGAAACAATTTGTCAACTTGAGCTCTTAA
- a CDS encoding zinc metalloprotease HtpX: MARLARLKLSMVISILLVSIIFVVFLGVIMFVLQLPIILAFIATLFFLLLQYLIGPTIVRGSTHLRYLKPGENPWLESMVKELAQKSDIPMPKLAIVPDGTPNAFIFGITAGGATLAVHEGLLRRLNKDEVKAVVGHELGHIKHKDYLVMTMLSALPLLAYWIAWGTFESAKWSSISSSRDKKEGGGLRAALFIVALISYVVYIVTLLCVMGLSRNREHYADAYSAYITSQPRNLQSALSKITYGLSLSPKPTTGARTFYIGDPAMAKQECQGIIKRKDVYDLDRDGVLDERELQIAMEREAKSTWTAINMWFSTHPATFKRILLLREIENEMDTGRYSSNHIYANI, translated from the coding sequence TTGGCTAGATTAGCTCGGCTAAAACTTTCTATGGTCATATCTATCCTTCTAGTCAGCATAATATTTGTCGTCTTCTTAGGAGTGATAATGTTTGTACTTCAACTCCCAATAATCTTGGCTTTCATCGCCACTCTATTTTTCCTTCTTCTACAGTATCTTATTGGACCAACCATCGTGAGAGGCTCCACACATTTGCGCTACTTGAAGCCAGGCGAAAACCCGTGGCTAGAATCGATGGTAAAAGAACTCGCTCAAAAAAGCGATATTCCCATGCCTAAACTAGCAATAGTTCCAGATGGAACACCAAACGCGTTCATTTTTGGGATAACCGCCGGCGGCGCCACTCTTGCAGTGCATGAGGGTCTGCTTAGAAGGTTGAATAAAGACGAAGTAAAAGCGGTTGTCGGGCATGAGCTTGGTCACATCAAACACAAAGACTATCTGGTTATGACCATGCTTTCAGCGTTACCTCTTCTTGCTTATTGGATCGCTTGGGGGACATTTGAGTCTGCGAAATGGAGCAGCATTAGTAGTTCCCGCGACAAAAAGGAAGGTGGTGGTCTCAGAGCCGCACTTTTTATTGTCGCCTTAATATCATACGTGGTCTACATAGTTACGCTTCTGTGTGTAATGGGCTTAAGCAGAAACCGTGAACATTACGCTGACGCCTACTCCGCCTACATAACCAGTCAGCCAAGAAATCTACAGAGTGCATTATCCAAAATCACCTATGGGCTCTCACTCTCGCCGAAACCAACAACGGGCGCAAGAACTTTCTACATAGGTGATCCCGCGATGGCAAAGCAGGAGTGCCAAGGCATAATTAAGCGAAAAGATGTTTACGACCTTGATCGGGACGGTGTCTTAGATGAGAGAGAACTGCAGATAGCCATGGAAAGAGAAGCTAAATCAACGTGGACAGCTATCAACATGTGGTTTTCAACGCATCCTGCAACTTTTAAGCGAATTCTTTTGCTGCGAGAAATCGAAAACGAAATGGATACTGGACGATATTCAAGCAACCATATCTACGCCAACATTTAA
- a CDS encoding GNAT family N-acetyltransferase, with the protein MREVFVAKSFRRKGVGSKLLARCEDLVRKNGETSIYLTVEPKHSVSLNFLNHNGYDTLNMLELRKDFAQNSILEKQGEVNILGHRLCLLKRKI; encoded by the coding sequence GTGAGAGAAGTCTTCGTTGCAAAATCTTTCAGAAGAAAAGGTGTAGGCAGCAAACTGTTGGCAAGATGTGAAGATCTTGTTCGAAAAAATGGTGAAACGTCGATATATTTGACTGTGGAGCCGAAACACTCAGTTTCACTGAACTTCTTAAACCACAACGGCTACGACACGTTAAACATGTTAGAACTACGTAAAGACTTCGCTCAAAACTCCATCCTTGAAAAACAAGGCGAAGTTAATATTCTCGGTCACAGACTATGTCTCCTCAAAAGAAAAATATAA